The proteins below are encoded in one region of Nitrospira sp. SG-bin1:
- a CDS encoding glucose dehydrogenase → MRYLVLFLLLTGGCFKLSPSDGGSQATFQGPRTFNAADIALPPSYRIDLVATGLTFPTGVTFDGDGIPYVTESGYSYGEAWDTPRLLRIDPQGQVTVIAEGENNGPWTGLSYFEGAFYIAEGGTHRGGRLLRVGRDGTITPLLSDLPGFGDHHVNGPVIGPDSQLYFGIGTFTNSGIVGEDNYRYGWLQRHPAAHDIPCRDVTLRGVNFTSMNPFTPDADDEAVTGAFVPFGTITKAGQVVGGRLPCNGAILKTPVSGGPLQLMAWGFRNPFGLAFSPDKQLYVTDNSYDDRGSRPVHGTGDLLWLVQPGTWYGWPDFHGALALDHHDHFIPPGKPQPPLLLAQHPNHPPKPIAVLGVHSSSNMFDFSRSPLFGHVGEAFIAQFGDLSPTVGKVLAPVGFKVVRVNVENGIVEDFAVNRGRVNGPASKLGGGGLERPIAARFSPDGSALYVVDFGVMTVGQGGKVRLPWAEKKPSSEPRRGTGALWKITRTNRQP, encoded by the coding sequence ATGCGGTATCTCGTTCTCTTTCTCTTGCTGACCGGCGGATGTTTCAAATTGTCTCCTTCCGACGGGGGCAGCCAGGCCACGTTTCAAGGGCCTCGGACGTTCAACGCCGCCGATATCGCTCTTCCTCCTTCCTACCGCATAGACCTTGTCGCCACGGGACTGACGTTTCCGACGGGCGTGACCTTTGACGGCGACGGCATCCCTTATGTCACCGAGTCCGGATATTCCTACGGCGAAGCGTGGGACACTCCACGATTGTTGCGCATCGATCCGCAGGGGCAGGTCACGGTGATCGCGGAGGGCGAAAACAACGGACCTTGGACCGGCCTGTCGTATTTTGAGGGAGCATTCTATATCGCCGAAGGCGGCACCCATCGTGGCGGACGACTGTTACGAGTGGGGCGGGACGGCACGATCACGCCTTTGCTCAGTGACTTGCCCGGTTTCGGCGATCATCATGTCAACGGCCCCGTCATCGGTCCGGACAGCCAACTGTATTTTGGGATCGGCACGTTTACGAACAGCGGCATCGTGGGGGAAGACAATTATCGGTATGGATGGCTGCAGCGCCATCCCGCTGCGCACGATATCCCCTGTCGCGATGTGACGCTGCGCGGGGTCAACTTTACCTCGATGAATCCCTTTACTCCCGATGCGGACGATGAAGCCGTGACGGGAGCTTTCGTTCCATTCGGGACGATCACCAAAGCTGGTCAAGTGGTTGGCGGACGACTTCCCTGCAATGGGGCGATTCTCAAGACGCCGGTGAGCGGCGGTCCGCTTCAATTGATGGCCTGGGGATTCCGCAATCCGTTCGGCCTGGCCTTCTCGCCTGACAAACAGCTGTATGTCACCGACAACAGTTACGATGACCGTGGGAGCCGCCCGGTGCATGGGACGGGGGATCTTCTCTGGTTGGTTCAGCCCGGAACCTGGTACGGATGGCCCGATTTTCATGGCGCGTTGGCGCTCGACCATCACGATCATTTCATCCCGCCGGGGAAGCCGCAGCCGCCGCTGCTCTTGGCGCAACATCCCAATCATCCGCCGAAACCCATTGCGGTGTTGGGCGTGCATTCTTCCTCGAATATGTTCGATTTTTCCAGAAGCCCGCTCTTCGGCCACGTCGGGGAAGCCTTTATCGCGCAATTCGGAGATCTCTCGCCGACGGTCGGCAAAGTGCTGGCCCCGGTCGGCTTCAAAGTAGTCCGAGTGAACGTGGAGAACGGAATCGTGGAAGACTTCGCGGTCAATCGGGGACGGGTCAACGGACCCGCCTCCAAGCTCGGCGGCGGCGGTTTGGAGCGACCCATTGCCGCCCGCTTTTCGCCCGACGGCTCGGCGTTGTATGTCGTCGACTTCGGCGTCATGACGGTGGGGCAAGGAGGGAAGGTTCGGTTACCCTGGGCCGAGAAGAAACCTTCCTCGGAGCCTCGGCGCGGCACCGGCGCGCTTTGGAAAATCACCAGGACGAATAGGCAACCGTGA
- a CDS encoding cytochrome C, with protein MRRTALLISLVLCAASAVSCSARRSEPLAGPLTISSPAIAEGRAVFMAHCHQCHPGGEAGLGPALNNKPLPAFAVRTQIRRGFGAMPAFHEDEINEVELKALIAYLEALRRHG; from the coding sequence ATGAGACGAACGGCGCTTCTGATCAGTCTTGTTCTCTGTGCCGCATCAGCAGTAAGCTGCTCGGCGCGCCGAAGCGAGCCGCTTGCCGGGCCGCTGACGATCTCTTCGCCGGCGATCGCCGAAGGCCGGGCGGTATTCATGGCCCATTGCCATCAATGCCACCCCGGTGGCGAAGCCGGGCTCGGTCCGGCCCTCAATAACAAGCCGTTGCCCGCTTTCGCCGTTCGCACGCAGATCAGACGGGGATTCGGAGCCATGCCGGCATTTCACGAGGATGAAATCAACGAAGTTGAGTTGAAGGCTCTCATCGCCTATCTAGAGGCGTTGCGCCGCCACGGGTGA
- a CDS encoding circadian clock protein KaiB → MDISVNNRAAVADAKTGREQKRAKQWELRLYVAGQTPKCLTAFANLKKICEEHLAGRYDIELVDLLERPQLAKGDQILAIPTLVRKLPEPVRKIIGDLSNAERVLVGLDLRPR, encoded by the coding sequence ATGGACATCTCCGTCAACAACAGGGCCGCGGTCGCGGACGCAAAGACCGGGCGCGAGCAGAAGCGCGCTAAACAGTGGGAATTGCGGCTGTATGTGGCCGGGCAGACGCCCAAATGCCTGACCGCCTTCGCCAACTTGAAAAAGATTTGCGAGGAGCATCTGGCAGGCCGGTACGACATCGAGCTCGTGGACCTGCTCGAACGGCCACAGCTCGCGAAGGGAGATCAAATCCTGGCTATTCCTACCTTGGTGCGAAAGCTGCCCGAACCAGTGCGTAAAATCATCGGGGATCTGTCGAACGCGGAGCGGGTGTTGGTAGGCTTGGATTTGAGGCCACGATGA